In a single window of the Rhizoctonia solani chromosome 16, complete sequence genome:
- a CDS encoding EF-hand 1, calcium-binding site protein has translation MSNIIPDRSGNTSSEHVTTGFLTPDANALREAALKSRRKKKNIVREQLAPAPTPDQQIIEVNTSQPYISPVAGGDSPMHDASVTPAVDTSDPQNNPTDTEDGEIPESSQEGEPGGVRSAERDTREKTPRPLSDVEIRSTSIPRTTESLKNVRPGLDMTSQDLAEAKHLILDLLGLGVTPEYLVDCGVSPQCLAVCFYELNLRFPLNLDRRQIKLPPIYNLDRHMKDSQRREQIIRQRDRGRIPPRPIPPVISTPTEETGLSSDRKPSPSIPADTGDKPPSEPLPSSHLDMSTDQNNAIETPDAQLSENARSSPPKEPDITLMEDQERMELLARKAAMDSINKKRAAKTSTLSSGISEQSDAQPHSMEINDVESAVDALLASVRMNSESSNHSEGSPNNYREGGFAVGGEQLSDYDSDAMVEDELETRSPSPSDPDFDEPMDAAVLMDDHRNISPDPIPPTPLLIPSPKHIPTRVRFDAPDQIRSSSLPAQPTPIAVPVVARRSRPIASDFIDQAPPRPSSTSTTPPERSALLKRKRSFVDPAVWPKRIVIDLDSSDEEEDQGEAASGFASSSNKSGTDGAPIRTGSQDQTGGNGQDQAAQMLLEKELQIKAMMQKIKMRELQKKKSASGSRTPMTGTVTPATTAEVNKTTPPTVESPSSPITSAVNLAQAETSNSEILPTIPVVTQGKLSLKELEVPSLVEKEKDSVLDNSLDSTSPKMDKGKGKALEPEDNITISSTVEWDNGSRLDQLLNPNSEQAPAYLVLSDMDVLESSRPRLQTHFKTYVSPLAGFTSPDLQRSSPTDHQLSSIFWISSSAGQDVNRQLCMYEFPSGVCRNETCKDIHVRDFGASEYVDNVQHVVPEVTIPPEVTPENVTTYIVDSSAAPADRPHLESEIRKAHVICIVYAIDNPNSFDRVPTYWLPYFRSLGVNVPVILVGNKIDLRGGEVSNEDLESEVAPIMEEFKILKPAAVDALRRIFRLCDTNKDGVLDTHELNEFQQTCFKAPLQPQEVEGIKSILRSHDPSMLRPIPSPAHASPNGSPPPTPSAEEGVTEDGFLYLHTEFIRRARVETTWIVLRQFGYAEDLRLTESWLSPKFDVPHDCSVELSPQGYQFFTDIFQIFDKDQDGALRPEELENLFNTSPGNPWVAEDDEGVDGTITLQHWLAKWRSTTGALKITKPRRAERRKDKVTRNVFLCYVVGAAGSGKTSILNAFRQLAGGGVETMLSKDAPKSKGKGIGELGPYHPTEKVLSVVGAVELRGAEKYLVMQEFGSKSEANMLRDAKTMDLADVIIYVHDSSDTNSFSYISGLRQKYNLDDIPSMFVATKSDLDLAQQAGNRHEVQPDVYCRRLGLQGPYAVSIKNPQIANLFPEIVATAMNPLSAIPGGAERASATLARRKIVLSIGVAIAGIMVAYRSFLRPIGYGSGWWSNWVNWIMGGGMRRDL, from the exons ATGTCGAATATAATTCCGGACCGATCTGGAAACACAAGTTCCGAACACGTTACCACTGGCTTTCTCACACCAGATGCCAATGCCCTTCGCGAGGCCGCCTTGAAATCTCGACGAAAAAAGAAGAATATTGTCAGAGAACAATTGGCACCAGCACCAACACCTGACCAACAAATTATAG AAGTAAATACCTCACAGCCATATATTTCTCCAGTCGCGGGTGGGGACTCTCCCATGCACGATGCATCTGTAACACCAGCAGTAGACACGTCTGATCCCCAGAATAATCCCACCGATACCGAGGACGGTGAGATACCCGAGAGCAGTCAGGAGGGTGAACCTGGTGGCGTTCGTTCCGCTGAGCGAGATACCAGAGAAAAGACTCCACGCCCACTGTCTGATGTGGAAATACGAAGTACTTCCATACCACGCACCACCGAGTCACTTAAAAACGTTCGCCCTGGGTTAGATA TGACCTCACAAGATTTGGCCGAAGCAAAACATCTGATACTGGACCTTTTGGGACTCGGTGTGACCCCCGAGTATCTCGTAGATTGTGGCGTGTCGCCCCAATGCCTAGCCGTCTGTTTTTATGAGTTGAATCTCAGATTCCCGCTTAACCTCGATCGCCGTCAG ATAAAATTACCTCCTATTTATAATCTAGATAGACATATGAAGGATTCTCAACGAAGAGAGCAAATCATACGCCAGCGCGATCGTGGTCGGATACCCCCAAGGCCCATTCCTCCCGTGATATCAACACCCACGGAGGAAACAGGATTGTCGTCCGACAGAAAGCCATCGCCGTCTATTCCTGCGGATACGGGTGACAAGCCACCCAGCGAACCATTGCCCTCAAGTCATCTTGATATGAGCACCGATCAGAATAACGCTATCGAAACACCTGATGCTCAGTTATCCGAGAATGCACGGTCATCGCCTCCGAAAGAGCCTGATATCACATTGATGGAAGACCAAGAACGAATGGAACTACTAGCACGCAAGGCTGCTATGGACAGCATCAATAAGAAAAGAGCAGCAAAGACTTCCACTCTCTCTTCGGGTATCTCTGAACAATCTGATGCTCAGCCTCACTCAATGGAGATCAATGACGTAGAATCGGCTGTAGATGCTCTGCTCGCCTCCGTCCGGATGAATTCTGAGTCATCGAACCATTCGGAAGGTAGTCCTAATAATTATCGTGAAGGAGGATTTGCTGTTGGTGGAGAACAGCTGTCCGACTATGACTCAGATGCTATGGTCGAAGATGAGCTTGAAACCCGTAGCCCATCGCCTTCAGATCCTGACTTTGACGAACCTATGGATGCTGCCGTGCTCATGGATGATCACCGCAACATTTCGCCCGATCCTATTCCTCCTACACCATTACTCATTCCGTCCCCCAAGCATATTCCAACCAGAGTGCGATTTGATGCTCCAGATCAAATTCGATCCTCAAGTTTACCAGCACAGCCTACACCCATTGCAGTCCCTGTAGTAGCACGTAGGTCTCGCCCCATCGCATCAGATTTTATCGACCAAGCACCACCTCGTCCGTCGAGTACCTCCACGACCCCTCCCGAACGAAGTGCGCTTCTGAAACGAAAACGTAGCTTCGTCGACCCTGCGGTTTGGCCTAAACGGATTGTGATAGATCTGGATAGCTCAGACGAAGAAGAGGATCAAGGTGAAGCCGCCTCCGGCTTTGCGTCATCTAGTAACAAGAGTGGTACCGATGGAGCGCCGATTAGAACAGGAAGTCAAGACCAAACGGGAGGGAATGGACAAGATCAAGCAGCCCAGATGCTACTTGAGAAGGAGCTTCAAATCAAGGCAATGATGCAGAAGATCAAGATGCGAGAATTACAAAAGAAGAAGTCCGCAAGTGGATCAAGAACCCCCATGACAGGTACTGTTACGCCTGCTACAACAGCCGAAGTAAATAAGACCACTCCGCCAACTGTCGAATCACCGTCTTCGCCAATAACATCAGCCGTGAATTTAGCCCAGGCGGAAACTTCAAACTCTGAAATTCTGCCGACAATCCCAGTAGTAACGCAAGGCAAGCTTAG CCTTAAAGAACTAGAAGTACCATCTTTGGTCGAAAAAGAGAAGGACTCCGTCTTGGATAACTCACTGG ATTCAACTTCACCAAAGATggacaaggggaaaggaAAGGCTCTGGAACCTGAAG ATAATATTACGATTAGCTCCACA GTTGAATGGGACAATGGATCTCGACTTGATCAATTATTAAACCCTAATAGCGAACAGGCACCG GCCTACCTCGTACTGAGTGATATGGACGTCTTGGAATCGTCGCGGCCCCGGTTGCAGACTCACTTCAAGACATATGTTTCTCCACTTGCAGGGTTCACCAGTCCAGACCTTCAACGCTCCAGCCCGACAGACCATCAACTTTCCTCGATATTTTGGATATCCTCTTCTGCCGGGCAAGACGTGAATCGCCAGCTTTGCATGTATGAGTTCCCCAGTGGTGTCTGCAGAAATGAAACCTGTAAAGACATTCATGTTAGGGATTTTGGGGCATCTG AGTACGTGGACAAT GTTCAACACGTTGTGCCAGAGGTAACCATACCTCCCGAAGTGACACCCGAGAACGTAACGACATACATTGTTGACTCGTCGG CTGCTCCCGCTGATAGGCCCCACCTCGAATCTGAAATCCGAAAGGCGCACGTAATATGCATAGTTTATGCCATCGATAATCCCAACTCATTTGACCGAGTACCAACGTATTGGTTGCCTTACTTCAGGTCTTTGGGTGTGAAC GTTCCTGTTATTCTTGTCGGTAACAAGATCGACTTGCGCGGCGGCGAGGTGTCTAATGAAGACCTGGAAAGTGAAGTAGCTCCTATTATggaggaattcaag ATCCTCAAGCCAGCAGCGGTAGATGCGCTCCGCCGAATTTTCCGGCTCTGTGATACTAATAAAGATGGGGTTCTCGATACACACGAACTTAACGAGTTCCAG CAAACTTGTTTTAAAGCGCCTCTTCAACCCCAAGAGGTAGAAGGCATCAAATCTATTCTACGCAGCCATGACCCTAGCATGTTACGACCTATTCCGTCACCAGCCCATGCATCACCGAATGGTTCTCCCCCTCCCACCCCCTCAGCAGAAGAAGGGGTAACGGAAGATGGGTTTCTGTATCTTCACACCGAATTCATTCGAAGAGCTCGGGTAGAGACAACATGGATAGTCTTGCGGCAATTTGGTTACGCGGAGGACTTGAGACTCACTGAAAGTTGGCTTTCACCCAA ATTCGATGTCCCTCATGACTGCTCCGTCGAACTTAGCCCACAAGGTTACCAATTCTTTACCGACATCTTTCAGATATTTGATAAG GATCAGGACGGTGCACTTCGACCTGAAGAGCTGGAAAACCTATTCAACACATCTCCCGGTAACCCTTGGGTTGCTGAAGATGATGAGGGAGTCGACGGCACCATAACTCTTCAGCATTGGTTGGCCAAATGGAG GTCCACAACCGGAGCACTGAAGATCACCAAGCCGCGACGCGCAGAGCGCCGTAAGGATAAAGTAACTCGAAATGTCTTCCTATGTTATGTCGTTGGCGCCGCTGGTTCTGGAAAGACTTCCATACTCAACGCATTTAGACAATTGGCCGGCGGGGGCGTGGAGACCATGCTCTCAAAGGATGCCCCCAAGTCGAAAGGCAAGGGAATCGGAGAGCTCGGTCCATACCATCCTACAGAAAAGGTGTTGAGCGTAGTAGGGGCTGTGGAGCTACGCGGAGCTGAAAAATATCTAGTG ATGCAAGAGTTTGGCTCTAAGAGCGAGGCTAATATGCTTCGAGATGCTAAGACGATGGACTTAGCGGATGTGATCATCTACGTACATGATTCGAGCGATACCAACTCATTTTCATATATCAGTGGTTTAAGA CAAAAATATAATTTGGACGATATCCCAAGTATGTTTGTCGCTACAAAATCAGACCTAGACTTGGCACAACAGGCAGGTAAC CGGCACGAGGTTCAGCCTGATGTTTACTGCCGACGACTTGGCCTACAAGGGCCGTATGCGGTCAGTATCAAAAACCCTCAAATTGCAAACTTGTTCCCAGAAATAGTTGCAACCGCAATGAATCC ACTCAGTGCAATCCCTGGAGGAGCTGAACGAGCGTCCGCTACTTTAGCGCGAAGAAAGATCGTCCTGAGCATAGGAGTGGCGATTGCTGGGATCATGGTCGCGTACCGGTCTTTTCTACGACCCATAGGCTACGGAAGTGGTTGGTGGTCAAACTGGGTCAACTGGATTATGGGAGGAGGGATGCGAAGGGATTTGTAG
- a CDS encoding PEK/GCN2 kinase produces the protein MATAADLKEYLELQNSELESVIEVYGPENVQKLESKQAWGKNAPQFVEFNIRISPFDVAPDAEPIHVTLHVKFPHTYPRVPAQFTVKDPVNFPKKHIPELNKFIRAAAERHLNDMMVLVVADELREQLSVLTTAGATPANKSLADQAIQRANEVLAAQRAEREAQAAKAVEDQMQEVREIEEGIKAMELQRRTQFGTSPNDRGTTVVDSKSRLVVSGVEQPMRHRKLDDGAYVEFDEPIKLGQRHFNAVRLSCPQSVGPIGTVYIAEPLFQDAGEWPSKLAVSIAEPQASVLEMHETIFYSNYYSNPAGRSKLETLITEIRRLTTIKHPNLQEVYAVKLTSTESKQPNPAFTPVSPWAGAEFVYGDRRHLRSPQLVLDEVLAQCEFLKKDRAISHICSALQALSELHNKQFTHRAINLSHIGILQGSRGQLGVLKVRRTWWFTRLVDLHKGNPYGRDSKTCNEDQIPERWMLPEVLEEPHQYSYKRDIWSLGLVFIQMLMSPRVIYDFGDVHEALSSSDIPERLQEIILTMVTPQKKRPTCLTILSRLESLGQITPVPNKAKLPPSVNRQSLSMSPDGAYYAPMNIGILGRSAPRVSRFREEWEELEFLGKGGFGSVVKAQNKLDGRIYAVKKIRLRGADDAKIYREITALSRLSHRYIVRYYTAWLETLQSGATSPSDSDGSAASSDTTEEAQTVTNDDSVDSAFVFNLDDLPPPGSSPYTGTSFPGIHFRENSQSQSRSSHGFDDSSDEDEDDSPVVTTPQVKAVTPKINPRILYIQMEFVENQTLKELVERKAPEGGFSEEESWRLFRQLVEALVHLQQNGILHRDIKLSNIFIDAKGDAKLGDFGLAVNAVVPDDPSDLVIPRLDAYQEMTSGVGTSLYVAPEVMLGRKKGTRSQSKADLYSLGIVFFELNFPFVTASERVNVLTRLRQPSIQFPPAWPEARDQQRQIIEMLLEHDPDKRPSALQLSTGKYLPETLEDEYVKEALPIIVDPKRPHYEALLAKLFDQDTVPAKAFIYNMHADIPDHAALYDTVRDRIVAVFHVQGAVSKEPILLALNHNSNEASNEDRQSVVLLDRRGDLVTLPRHATTPFARLAAIEGTTRIKRYSISNAYRPTPVGPPKAIKFAIFDIITPDTDKDSIGAAEAECMRVVDEVLSIFPGTREQQIEIYLTHDGLTRDIRKALEDINPQAEEILSQTRSSFPQKRAHLSRLDEVAPLFTRLEKISLDDNPRVFDALEEIKRTLTLARLMGVKRKIIIAPWSPSMLGQVDFTGGLVFEARGAKRTDIYARGGRYDPLITKFTVPNRRTPIRAVAVQISMDRIASALADYLSSSVKSMVKEERSFGYWSPSRCDVYIASFQPGLLHERVELLRDLWSHRIRTDTMYEEATQQSGDEHVRMCKREGTLFLVYVRLKAKRDSGIVLVKNVLTGMETEGNDLVPWLEHHLAEQRKAEAIEGVSSTSGVESTSREVYHDSIHVLVPGEGHRKQRKQSKNIFLEKAQELQNAVRQACSTGIQILAVDAPTSAFNALTAGTSWLSDDDAWKTVLTAFPKEQTAHAANVREEFLAKKAQGHKLLLLLSVRDERAFLFSLR, from the exons ATGGCGACTGCAGCAGATCTAAAAGAATATTTGGAGCTCCAAAACTCGGAGTTGGAGTCTGTTATTGAAGTGTATGGACCAGAGAATGTACAAAAGTTAGAAAGCAAGCAGGCCTGGGGCAAG AACGCTCCTCAATTTGTCGAGTTTAACATTCGGATATCTCCCTTTGATGTTGCACCAGATGCCGAGCCTATTCATGTGACGCTACATGTCAA ATTTCCTCATACATACCCGCGAGTTCCAGCCCAGTTTACTGTGAAGGACCCAGTCAATTTTCCCAAGAAACACATACCCGAACTGAACAAGTTTATCCGTGCTGCAGCAGAGCGTCATCTCAATGATATGATGGTGCTAGTG GTAGCGGATGAGCTTCGAGAACAACTTTCGGTCCTCACCACAGCTGGAGCTACGCCTGCCAACAAGTCCCTTGCAGACCAGGCTATTCAACGGGCAAATGAAGTTCTTGCGGCACAAAGGGCCGAACGCGAAGCACAGGCTGCCAAGGCTGTGGAAGATCAGATGCAGGAAGTCCGCGAGATTGAAGAAGGGATCAAGGCTATGGAACTGCAGCGACGCACTCAATTCGGGACATCCCCAAACGACAGGGGGACTACTGTTGTGGATTCAAAATCTCGCTTGGTTGTCTCAGGAGTCGAACAACCGATGCGTCATCGCAAGCTCGATGACGGAGCCTACGTTGAATTCGATGAACCTATCAAGTTGGGCCAAAGGCATTTCAATGCCGTTAGACTATCCTGCCCTCAATCGG TTGGTCCTATAGGCACTGTGTATATTGCAGAGCCCTTGTTTCAAGACGCTGGTGAATGGCCATCGAAACTGGCCGTAAGCATTGCCGAACCACAAGCCTCGGTGCTCGAAATGCATGAGACTATATTTTACTCGAATTACTATTCTAACCCAG CTGGCAGATCCAAGTTGGAGACCTTGATAACGGAAATCCGAAGGTTAACAACAATCAAGCATCCCAACCTACAGGAAGTATATGCCGTCAAGTTGACATCGACTGAATCCAAACAGCCTAACCCAGCATTTACACCTGTATCCCCTTGGGCCGGCGCCGAGTTTGTATACGGCGACCGGCGCCATTT GCGCTCACCTCAACTCGTTCTTGACGAAGTGTTGGCACAATGCGAGTTTTTGAAAAAGGACCGCGCCATT AGTCACATATGTTCAGCTCTCCAAGCACTTTCAGAGCTGCACAACAAGCAATTTACACATAGGG CTATCAACTTGTCGCACATTGGCATTTTACAAGGCTCGCGCGGGCAACTAGGCGTTCTAAAAGTAAGACGAACTTGGTGGTTTACTCGTCTGGTCGATCTACACAAGGGAAACCCCTATGGCCGCGATAGTAAAACATGTAACGAAGACCAGATTCCTGAACGATG GATGCTGCCAGAAGTACTGGAAGAGCCGCATCAATACTCCTATAAACGCGATATTTGGAGTTTAG GCCTGGTATTTATCCAAATGCTGATGAGTCCTCGAGTGATCTATGATTTTGGAGATGTCCATGAGGCTTTGTCATCTT CTGACATTCCTGAACGATTGCAAGAGATTATATTGACGATGGTCACACCACAAAAGAAACGTCCGACCTGTTTGACCATATTATCAAGACTTGAATCGCTCGGACAAATAACACCTGTGCCTAATA AGGCCAAGCTACCGCCATCCGTCAACCGACAATCATTATCTATGTCACCAGACGGAGCTTATTATGCACCGATGAACATTGGCATACTAGGCCGGTCGGCACCAAGAGTAAGTCGGTTTCGTGAAGAATGGGAAGAGCTGGAATTTCTG GGGAAAGGTGGCTTTGGATCAGTCGTCAAAGCTCAAAACAAACTTGATGGCAGGATATACGCG GTTAAGAAAATAAGGCTTCGGGGTGCTGATGATGCCAAGATTTATCGGGAGATTACCGCGCTTTCCAGGCTCTCGCACAGATACATTGTCAG ATACTACACCGCCTGGCTTGAGACTCTGCAATCTGGTGCAACGTCGCCCAGCGACTCTGACGGTTCTGCTGCTTCATCTGACACCACTGAGGAAGCCCAGACTGTGACCAACGACGATAGCGTCGACTCGGCTTTTGTTTTCAATCTAGATGACCTCCCCCCACCAGGCTCTTCGCCATATACTGGAACTTCGTTTCCGGGTATTCATTTCCGGGAAAACAGCCAAAGTCAAAGCCGATCCTCTCATGGTTTTGATGATTCGAgtgacgaggacgaggatgatTCTCCCGTCGTGACTACGCCCCAGGTGAAAGCCGTGACGCCAAAAATCAACCCTCGTATTTTATATATTCAGATG GAATTTGTCGAAAATCAAACGCTGAAAGAG TTGGTGGAACGCAAAGCCCCAGAGGGTGGGTTCAGCGAAGAGGAATCCTGGCGATTGTTCCGACAACTCGTCGAAGCCCTCGTACATTTGCAACAAAATGGAATACTGCATCGGGATATCAAGCTTTCCAATATTTTCATAGATGCCAAAGGAGACGCCAAA CTCGGTGACTTTGGCCTCGCAGTAAATGCGGTAGTACCTGATGACCCCTCAGACTTGGTCATACCTAGATTGGATGCATACCAAGAAATGACTTCAG GCGTGGGTACGAGTCTGTATGTCGCCCCTGAAGTTATGTTGGGAAGGAAGAAGGGGACCCGTAGTCAGTCCAAGGCAGATCTATATAG TTTAGGG ATCGTATTTTTCGAGCTAAACTTCCCATTTGTGACTGCCAGCGAGCGCGTTAATGTCTTGACGCGGCTTCGACAGCCATCTATTCAGTTCCCTCCTGCATGGCCAGAGGCAAGAGATCAACAGCGACAGATAATCGAAATGCTACTTGAGCACGATCCTGATAAGAGGCCATCTGCGTTACAGCTCAGCACGGGTAAATATTTGCCCGAAACACTAGAGGACGAGTATGTGAAGGAAGCGTTACCGATTATTG TTGATCCCAAGAGGCCACATTACGAGGCATTATTGGCCAAGCTCTTCGACCAGGACACCGTGCCAGCCAAAGCGTTTATCTATAATATGCATGCAGATATACCCGATCATGCCGCGTTGTACGATACCGTTCGAGATAGGATCGTTGCTGTGTTCCATGTGCAAGGAGCGGTATCCAAGGAGCCAATCTTACTCGCGCTCAATCACAACTCAAATGAAGCCTCCAATGAAGATAGGCAGTCGGTAGTGTTGCTCGATCGAAGAGGTGACCTAGTTACCCTACCAAGGCATGCGACGACTCCCTTTGCGCGCTTGGCAGCAATTGAAGGAACAACGCGTATCAAACGTTATTCCATCA GCAATGCGTACAGGCCCACACCGGTGGGCCCTCCTAAGGCGATTAAGTTTGCTATTTTTGATATTATTACTCCCGATACAGATAAGGATTCGATTGGGGCAGCCGAGGCGGAATGTATGCGCGTAGTTGACGAGGTTCTTTCAATTTTCCCCGGAACGCGAGAACAGCAGATTGAAATATATCTTACACATGATGGAC TTACCCGCGATATAAGAAAGGCGTTGGAAGACATCAATCCACAGGCCGAGGAAATATTGTCTCAAACACGGTCATCGTTCCCTCAAAAGCGTGCACATCTTAGTCGATTGG ATGAGGTGGCCCCGTTGTTTACCCGATTGGAGAAGATTTCTTTGGACGACAACCCCAGGGTTTTCGATGCGCTGGAGGAGATCAAACGAACTCTAACGCTTGCACGCTTGATGGGAGTGAAACGCAAGATTATCATAGCTCCCTGGTCGCCCTCAATGCTTGGCCAGGTAGATTTCACTGGGGGATTAGTGTTTGAGGCACGGGGCGCGAAGCGAACAGACATCTATGCACGAGGCGGCCG GTACGATCCTCTAATTACCAAGTTTACCGTCCCAAACAGGCGAACCCCGATCCGGGCGGTCGCCGTTCAGATCTCGATGGACAGAATCGCAAGTGCCCTAGCAGATTACCTGTCAAGCAGCGTGAAGAGCATGGTCAAAGAGGAGCGATCCTTTGGCTACTGGTCTCCAAGTCGATGTGATGTCTACATTGCATCATTCCAACCCGGGCTTCTGCACGAACGCGTGGAATTGCTCAGAGATCTCTGGAGTCACAGAATACGTACTGACACGATGTACGAGGAAGCAACTCAGCAGAGTGGCGATGAGCATGTACGTATGTGCAAGAGGGAAGGAACACT GTTTCTGGTGTACGTTCGCCTAAAGGCGAAGCGGGACTCTGGCATTGTTCTAGTCAAAAATGTCCTTACTGGTATGGAAACCGAAGGCAA CGACCTAGTTCCATGGCTGGAACACCACCTGGCGGAACAACGCAAAGCTGAGGCTATTGAAGGAGTGTCATCTACTTCGGGTGTGGAGTCTACGTCACGCGAAGTATATCATGATAGTATACACGTACTAGTCCCTGGCGAGGGCCACCGTAAACAGAGGAAACAGAGCAAGAATATCTTTTTAGAAAAGG CCCAAGAACTTCAGAACGCTGTACGCCAAGCGTGCTCTACCGGGATTCAGATACTCGCCGTGGACGCACCTACATCGGCCTTTAATGCGTTGACAGCCGGAACCTCTTGGTTATCGGATGACGATGCATGGAAAACAGTGCTCACGGCGTTCCCGAAAGAACAGACTGCGCACGCCGCGAACGTTCGAGAAGAATTCCTTGCGAAAAAGGCTCAAGGACACAAATTACTACTACTTCTTTCGGTGCGCGATGAACGAGCGTTCCTATTTTCTTTAAGATGA
- a CDS encoding pectinesterase, with translation MRSLTLIIAIASGLCSFVSAASSPPSGSITVGKGGKYATLAEALADTSSNIYFIYSGTYTGQTSISRANIKIYGQTSNSLEYSSNTVTFTDNIPASTAGSDAKSATIRVLATGVSLYNLNIVNTYGKPVEQSQAIALSVEEGQFGAYACQLKGYQDTLLAETGSQFYGKTYIEGAVDFIFGQHASIWITKSTINSVGSGAITASGRSSNDSNYYVIDNSTIQGTGTVYLGRPWSDYARVIFQNSKIGSEVQAAGWEVWSATTSNTDHVFFGEYNNSGAGAWKTGRATFATKMSTGISISTVLGSTSWIDSSYM, from the exons ATGCGATCTCTTACATTGATTATTGCCATCGCCAGCGGGCTTTGTTCATTTGTTTCAGCTGCATCGTCCCCACCCTCTGGCTCGATCACCGTTGGTAAAGGTGGCAAGTATGCGACCCTTGCCGAAGCGCTCGCGGATACCAGCAG CAACATTTATTTTATCTATTCTGGAACTTATACAGGGCAGACTTCGATTAGCAGAGCAAATATCAAGA TCTATGGACAGACTTCCAACTCACTTGAATATTCTTCAAATACCGTGACATTCACCGATAATATACCAGCATCGACGGCAGGAAGTGATGCAAAAAGTGCCACAATCAGAGTTTTGGCAACTGGTGTTAG CTTGTATAATCTAAACATTGTCAACACTTATGGGAAACCGGTCGAGCAATCTCAGGCCATCGCACTTTCCGTGGAGGAAGGCCAATTCGGAGCTTACGCTTGTCAGCTCAAAGGATACCAAGACACCTTGTTGGCGGAGACCGGCTCTCAATTTTATGGAAAGACTTACATTGAAGG AGCGGTCGACTTTATTTTTGGCCAACATGCGTCCATTTGGATCACCAAGTCAACAATTAACTCAGTTGGGAGCGGTGCGATCACAGCATCTGGACGCAGCTCGAATGATTCAAACTACTACGTCATCGATAACTCTACAATTCAAGGCACTGGAACAGTGTACCTCGGACGCCCCTGGAG TGACTATGCTCGTGTGATTTTCCAAAACAGCAAGATTGGATCCGAGGTGCAAGCTGCGGGTTGGGAG GTTTGGTCTGCGACAACTTCAAACACTGACCATGTCTTCTTTGGGGAATATAACAACAGTGGCGCGGGTGCTTGGAAGACCGGACGAGCAACCTTTGCAACGAAAATGTCTACTGGAATTTCGATCAGCACCGTTCTGGGAAGTACTAGCTGGATTGACTCATCTTACATGTGA